A genomic window from Salvelinus alpinus chromosome 10, SLU_Salpinus.1, whole genome shotgun sequence includes:
- the LOC139533082 gene encoding oocyte zinc finger protein XlCOF6-like isoform X2, which translates to MASVKLEDCSQTLELNVIIKDEEEEEEIGDHVETFSTSREHQQKDHRAKRSYHCSHCEEIFPFLSKLKIHLKIHTGEKLYSCSECGKCFKTSTALKVHHGTHRGEEPYSCSDCGKSFSQRGTLKHHERIHKGEKPYSCSDCGASFSQLGTLKQHERIHTGEKPYSCSDCGASFSHLGTLKQHERIHTGEKPYSCYECGASFSRPDTLKQHDCIHTGEKPYSCSDCVKCFKTSTELKVHQRTHTGEKPYSCSDCGKSFSQRGTLKQHERIHKREKPYSFSDCGASFSLPDTLKRSEHIHTLERSLTPALTVKEFPLNVPFKKTPRETQEEPYH; encoded by the coding sequence gagaccaTGTTGAGACATTCTCTACATCCAGAGAGCATCAGCAGAAAGATCACAGAGCAAAGAGGTCTTACCACTGCTCACATTGTGAGGAGATTTTCCCATTTCTATCAAAGCTAAAAATACACCtaaaaatacacacaggagaaaagctttACTCCTGCTCTGAATGTGGAAAATGCTTCAAAACATCAACTGCGCTAAAAGTTCATCATggaacacacagaggagaggagccttactcctgctctgactgtggaaagagtttctctcAACGGGGCACCTTAAAACACCACGAACGTATACAcaaaggagagaagccttactcctgctctgactgtggggcgAGTTTCTCTCAACTGGGTACCTTAAAAcaacatgaacgtatacacacaggagagaagccttactcctgctctgactgtggggcgAGTTTCTCTCACCTGGGTACCTTAAAAcaacatgaacgtatacacacaggagagaagccttactcctgctatGAGTGTGGGGCGAGTTTCTCTCGTCCGGACACCTTAAAACAACATGAttgtatacacacaggagagaagccttactcctgctctgactgtgtaaaatgcttcaaaacatcaactgagctaaaagttcatcagagaacacacacaggagagaagccttactcctgctctgactgtggaaagagtttctctcAACGGGGCACCTTAAAAcaacatgaacgtatacacaaaagagagaagccttactcctttTCTGACTGTGGGGCAAGTTTCTCTCTTCCGGACACCTTAAAACGATCTGAACATATACACactctggagagaagccttactcctgctctgactgtgaaaGAGTTTCCCTTGAATGTGCCATTTAAAAAGACACCAAGGGAAACACAAGAGGAGCCTTACCACTGA
- the LOC139533082 gene encoding oocyte zinc finger protein XlCOF6-like isoform X1 produces the protein MAPVKLEDCSQTLELNVNIKDEEEEEKIGKSVNHGDHVETFSTSREHQQKDHRAKRSYHCSHCEEIFPFLSKLKIHLKIHTGEKLYSCSECGKCFKTSTALKVHHGTHRGEEPYSCSDCGKSFSQRGTLKHHERIHKGEKPYSCSDCGASFSQLGTLKQHERIHTGEKPYSCSDCGASFSHLGTLKQHERIHTGEKPYSCYECGASFSRPDTLKQHDCIHTGEKPYSCSDCVKCFKTSTELKVHQRTHTGEKPYSCSDCGKSFSQRGTLKQHERIHKREKPYSFSDCGASFSLPDTLKRSEHIHTLERSLTPALTVKEFPLNVPFKKTPRETQEEPYH, from the exons ATGGCACCTgtgaagctggaagactgcagtcaaacactggagctgaatgtcaacattaaagatgaagaagaggaggagaagattgggAAATCTGTTAATCATG gagaccaTGTTGAGACATTCTCTACATCCAGAGAGCATCAGCAGAAAGATCACAGAGCAAAGAGGTCTTACCACTGCTCACATTGTGAGGAGATTTTCCCATTTCTATCAAAGCTAAAAATACACCtaaaaatacacacaggagaaaagctttACTCCTGCTCTGAATGTGGAAAATGCTTCAAAACATCAACTGCGCTAAAAGTTCATCATggaacacacagaggagaggagccttactcctgctctgactgtggaaagagtttctctcAACGGGGCACCTTAAAACACCACGAACGTATACAcaaaggagagaagccttactcctgctctgactgtggggcgAGTTTCTCTCAACTGGGTACCTTAAAAcaacatgaacgtatacacacaggagagaagccttactcctgctctgactgtggggcgAGTTTCTCTCACCTGGGTACCTTAAAAcaacatgaacgtatacacacaggagagaagccttactcctgctatGAGTGTGGGGCGAGTTTCTCTCGTCCGGACACCTTAAAACAACATGAttgtatacacacaggagagaagccttactcctgctctgactgtgtaaaatgcttcaaaacatcaactgagctaaaagttcatcagagaacacacacaggagagaagccttactcctgctctgactgtggaaagagtttctctcAACGGGGCACCTTAAAAcaacatgaacgtatacacaaaagagagaagccttactcctttTCTGACTGTGGGGCAAGTTTCTCTCTTCCGGACACCTTAAAACGATCTGAACATATACACactctggagagaagccttactcctgctctgactgtgaaaGAGTTTCCCTTGAATGTGCCATTTAAAAAGACACCAAGGGAAACACAAGAGGAGCCTTACCACTGA